In Drosophila simulans strain w501 chromosome X, Prin_Dsim_3.1, whole genome shotgun sequence, one DNA window encodes the following:
- the LOC6724806 gene encoding mitochondrial 2-oxodicarboxylate carrier isoform X1: MAGQQNDISHAKRAAFQVLAGGSAGFLEVCIMQPLDVVKTRIQIQATPAPNAAALGELHYNGVFDCFAKMYRHEGISSYWKGIMPPILAETPKRAIKFLVFEQTKPLFQFGSPTPTPLTFSLAGLTAGTLEAIAVNPFEVVKVAQQADRQKKMLSTFAVAKGIIQRDGLGFSGLNKGITATMGRNGVFNMVYFGFYHSVKNVVPEYKESHLEFLRKVAIGFLAGTLACFVNIPFDVAKSRIQGPQPVPGQIKYRGTFSSMGIVYREEGFRALYKGLVPKIMRLGPGGAILLLVFEYSYDYLLHNYS, from the exons ATGGCCGGACAGCAGAACGATATTTCGCACGCCAAGCGCGCCGCCTTTCAGGTTTTAGCCGGCGGCTCGGCCGGATTCCTCGAGGTCTGCATCATGCAACCACTCGATGTAGTCAAGACCCGCATCCAGATCCAGGCCACTCCGGCGCCGAATGCCGCGGCTCTTGGTGAG CTGCACTACAATGGCGTCTTCGATTGCTTCGCCAAGATGTACCGCCACGAGGGCATCTCCTCCTACTGGAAGGGCATTATGCCGCCAATCCTGGCCGAGACGCCCAAGCGGGCCATCAAGTTCCTGGTGTTTGAGCAGACGAAGCCGCTCTTTCAATTCGGCTCGCCTACTCCCACGCCGCTAACCTTTTCTCTGGCTGGACTGACAGCCGGCACACTGGAGGCCATCGCCGTGAATCCCTTCGAGGTGGTCAAGGTGGCGCAGCAGGCTGATCGCCAGAAAAAGATGCTCAGCACATTCGCCGTAGCCAAGGGTATCATACAGCGGGACGGATTGGGCTTCAGCGGCCTCAACAAGGGCATCACCGCCACCATGGGACGCAATGGAGTCTTCAACATGGTGTACTTCGGGTTCTACCATAGCGTGAAGAACGTGGTGCCCGAGTACAAGGAGAGCCATTTGGAGTTTCTGCGCAAGGTGGCCATCGGCTTCCTGGCCGGCACTCTGGCCTGCTTCGTCAACATCCCCTTCGACGTGGCCAAGTCACGCATCCAGGGACCGCAACCAGTCCCCGGACAGATAAAATACCGAGGAACCTTCAGCTCTATGGGCATCGTCTACCGCGAGGAAGGATTCCGGGCGCTGTACAAAGGACTCGTTCCCAAGATTATGCGTTTGGGCCCAGGTGGAGCTATTCTTCTGCTGGTCTTCGAGTACTCCTACGATTACCTGCTGCACAACTACTCCTAG
- the LOC27206378 gene encoding nascent polypeptide-associated complex subunit alpha, muscle-specific form: protein MMASSGGACSHFAFVAWAVFALLLTHGGDNVVDARRNQGNQRKTSSSSSSSNYGHVTQPSYNTNGHAAGNSHADVAKLSYPNYNSQPNRPMAAGSSGSPASAPQPGWNVPQGPPPAYSASNPAGGARPNMHEPPPAYHAPNYGAAPPNYGAATGSNVHQPQYSGVPAGATYYPAAGHGSGYSPNIPAGATYYPSAGHVPMGGGYHPAAAPPPGATYYQAGSALPPGATYYSAPPQQSSSGLGFGTGLLAGGLGGALLGHALTPSGGSSSSQPVAAAPAAGQDRIIIINNGVPVNASDGTTVINAAGVAAAPGAVPAAPVPPSNATQDAQQPSVPMAPIPAMPFNPETSNMTAPDAAAPPPPGGIICVPTKVNETDPADTTKMIEVEKIACYPAPPPPAASAGEGPAPLAPMAADQPGSQQVQQVQQAQDVAAPIQASVRSHTGGARALGGLTMRSILLVLMSGMVAKRLAGF, encoded by the exons ATGATGGCCTCCAGCGGTGGCGCCTGTTCCCATTTCGCCTTTGTGGCCTGGGCGGTGTTTGCCTTGTTATTGACGCACGGCGGCGACAATGTTGTGGACGCCCGGCGTAACCAGGGCAACCAGCGGAAgacctcctcctcgtccagcTCCTCCAACTACGGTCACGTGACGCAGCCCAGCTACAACACAAATGGCCACGCCGCCGGAAACTCTCATGCAGATGTCGCCAAACTGAGTTACCCCAACTACAACTCGCAGCCGAATCGACCAATGGCCGCGGGATCATCAGGGTCCCCAGCCTCCGCCCCTCAGCCAGGTTGGAATGTGCCGCAGGGTCCGCCGCCCGCCTACTCCGCTTCCAACCCCGCCGGAGGAGCCCGACCTAACATGCACGAGCCGCCGCCAGCCTACCATGCCCCCAACTACGGAGCAGCTCCTCCCAACTATGGAGCCGCCACCGGATCGAATGTCCATCAGCCGCAGTATTCGGGAGTGCCAGCTGGAGCCACCTACTACCCGGCTGCAGGACACGGCAGTGGCTATTCCCCCAATATCCCCGCTGGAGCTACGTACTACCCGTCCGCCGGCCATGTCCCCATGGGCGGTGGCTATCAcccagctgctgctccgcctccGGGGGCCACCTACTACCAGGCGGGATCTGCTTTGCCGCCCGGAGCCACCTATTATTCTGCACCACCACAACAGTCCTCCTCTGGCTTGGGCTTCG GAACTGGACTGCTTGCTGGCGGCTTGGGCGGTGCTCTGCTGGGTCACGCCCTCACGCCCTCGGGAGGCAGTTCCTCCTCGCAGCCGGTTgccgcagctccagctgctggtcAGGATCGCATAATCATCATTAACAACGGCGTGCCAGTGAATGCCAGCGATGGCACCACTGTGATAAACGCAGCAggtgtggctgctgctccggGAGCAGTTCCAGCGGCCCCAGTTCCCCCTTCCAACGCGACCCAAGATGCCCAACAGCCATCCGTACCCATGGCACCAATTCCCGCAATGCCCTTTAATCCAGAGACCTCCAACATGACCGCACCGGACGCAGCTGCACCCCCACCGCCTGGCGGCATTATTTGTGTGCCCACAAAGGTAAACGAAACGGATCCGGCTGACACCACCAAGATGATAGAGGTGGAAAAGATTGCCTGCTACCCGGCACCCCCGCCACCAGCTGCTTCCGCCGGCGAGGGTCCAGCACCACTGGCGCCCATGGCCGCTGATCAACCAGGATCGCAGCAGGTGCAGCAAGTGCAGCAGGCGCAGGATGTCGCTGCTCCAATCCAGGCATCCGTTCGCTCCCACACCGGCGGAGCTCGGGCCTTGGGAGGATTGACCATGCGGAGCATTCTGCTCGTGCTTATGAGCGGAATGGTGGCCAAGCGGCTCGCTGGCTTCTAG
- the LOC6724806 gene encoding mitochondrial 2-oxodicarboxylate carrier isoform X2, producing MYRHEGISSYWKGIMPPILAETPKRAIKFLVFEQTKPLFQFGSPTPTPLTFSLAGLTAGTLEAIAVNPFEVVKVAQQADRQKKMLSTFAVAKGIIQRDGLGFSGLNKGITATMGRNGVFNMVYFGFYHSVKNVVPEYKESHLEFLRKVAIGFLAGTLACFVNIPFDVAKSRIQGPQPVPGQIKYRGTFSSMGIVYREEGFRALYKGLVPKIMRLGPGGAILLLVFEYSYDYLLHNYS from the coding sequence ATGTACCGCCACGAGGGCATCTCCTCCTACTGGAAGGGCATTATGCCGCCAATCCTGGCCGAGACGCCCAAGCGGGCCATCAAGTTCCTGGTGTTTGAGCAGACGAAGCCGCTCTTTCAATTCGGCTCGCCTACTCCCACGCCGCTAACCTTTTCTCTGGCTGGACTGACAGCCGGCACACTGGAGGCCATCGCCGTGAATCCCTTCGAGGTGGTCAAGGTGGCGCAGCAGGCTGATCGCCAGAAAAAGATGCTCAGCACATTCGCCGTAGCCAAGGGTATCATACAGCGGGACGGATTGGGCTTCAGCGGCCTCAACAAGGGCATCACCGCCACCATGGGACGCAATGGAGTCTTCAACATGGTGTACTTCGGGTTCTACCATAGCGTGAAGAACGTGGTGCCCGAGTACAAGGAGAGCCATTTGGAGTTTCTGCGCAAGGTGGCCATCGGCTTCCTGGCCGGCACTCTGGCCTGCTTCGTCAACATCCCCTTCGACGTGGCCAAGTCACGCATCCAGGGACCGCAACCAGTCCCCGGACAGATAAAATACCGAGGAACCTTCAGCTCTATGGGCATCGTCTACCGCGAGGAAGGATTCCGGGCGCTGTACAAAGGACTCGTTCCCAAGATTATGCGTTTGGGCCCAGGTGGAGCTATTCTTCTGCTGGTCTTCGAGTACTCCTACGATTACCTGCTGCACAACTACTCCTAG